The DNA region gggaagcccttggtcctgtcaaggttgaaccccccagtgcaggggaatgtctggTGGGTGGTAAGGGGGGGGTTGacgggggaacacccttatgggggaggggtaggaaatagggggcttatggataggaaacttttgaaatataaaggaatatatccaattaatttttttaaaaagggaaaaataaaggaaatagatGCCTTGTCATTTACCAGTATTACAGTATTTATTTTCTGGATTTACTatgtcttctcaaaagacagggcctTAGAAAAGAGATAATAGGTAACACGAGAACTAAAGGTTCAGGATTTTATAGTACAAAATAAGTTAAATCTAGAGGCTAATTTACTTAAGCTAGCAACTCAAAATCAGGCAGATGCTGCAAAATCAGATTTACAAAATAAAGAGAACCTAAGATTATAGAAGCGAGGcctagaacagaagatacaggaaATTATAGAGCAGTGTGAAAGATGGAAATAAAGGTGGGAGCGAAGAGCTGGAGACGATGCTAGAACACAAAATAGAAGAGCTCACTGATCAGACTGAGcaacaaagagaaaataatgagGATTGGAAGCAAGAGTTggagaataacattttaaaattaatcaatcaaaataaaatagTAGACTATCAGAAttgcaatataaagaaaaaatcaaaatgagGAGGCAGAATGAAGAACAGAGAATATAGGAATTCAAGGAACAGGAGGAGTGTCAAAAAGAGAGATATGAAGCATGGACACATATCTTAAGGgaggaatttaaaatttcaattgaGGAACAtactcaggtagagacagaagagatTAGAgaagccaacctaaggttattagaaaacaaattttagtCTATCCGGTTAATATACAACAAAGACCTCCAGATGATAATCATCCACAGTGCTATCAGGAATTTGAATAGCAACCCATGAATTTATTAGAAATGAGGAAATTTAAAGAAAGTgtcactaattttggaatgcatttgTCATTCGTAAAACCCATCGTGACTCTTGAGCTAATGGAGTAACTTCCCAAGCCTGGAAAGATACGGCAAGAGCAATACTAGAACCTGCTACATATTTACATGTGTTCTCCAGGTGGAGAAATGAAGTTGGGGAGATATCATGACAAAACAGAGCCAGGGGTAAAGAAATTGGTGAAGGTTGCTCTGCTGAGGTATATGAAtgaggctgtatatgatgaagaatcTGTGGCATTATGTTGATTGCCAGTCTTAAAACCCTGGGACAAAGTcacagaatcagggaaaagaatCATTTACTTTAGTCATGTGAGGTCCAAAAGAAACCTTTCCTGACCTTTTGCAAAGGCTATCCTCAACTCTGGAAAGAagtgtatcagattcagcagcaagaaagaCAATAATCAAGTCTTTaacctttgaaaatgcaaatactgaATGCaaggaagtaatcagaccactgaagtcAAGGTGAATATTAATAAATGAGTGAAATAGATATACAGCTGATGTTGGGTCTTGTTAGACTGATatgactgtgataggagaagatGCCACTAGACacctagagatgacccaagattttaaatattttaattgtagtgagcagggtcatctcagaCATAACTGCatgaaaaaccaaagtaataccaaaaagGGTCCTATGCCTTCTGGAATTTATCAAAGATGTGGGAAAGGCAGACATTTGATTAGGGAATGTAGAACAGCAACAGACAAATGGGGCAATGCCTTACCAAAAATCTCCTAGGGGCCCTCTCACAtgccccaatgccaggcagagACAGTTCTCTTCCTCAGGACAATTAAATGTCACTGTTTCAAAAACAGATGTTGTGAGACCAGACAAGACTGAGGCAAGTTCTATAGACAATTCAAAAAACCTAAAAGGGAgtcaaaaatgaatttttttcaaacTTCTATAGAAGATCAAAGGCCAAAACTAACAAAACTAGTAAACAATATTGAGATTGAAGGAGTGGTTGACACTGGGGCAGATGTCACCATTATCTTTTCAAAACCTTGGCCTGCAAGTTGCAATCTTCAAGAAGTAGACATCCAATTTCAAGAGTTGGGACTTTACAAATACAGAAAAGCACCAGATGGCTTAAAGGTATAAGAACAGAAGGACAGGTAAAAAACTTGGAGCCATATGTGGATGGTATAGCCATTAACTTTTGTGGAAGAGATCTATTGcagcaaaagaaaacacaaaataatatcccctcagtttcagtcTGGCCATGAAACCAGTTAGGTTGCTAAGTTAGTTAGAGAATGTTATCAAAGGCAGCTACAGAGTGTCCAAGTTGTCCATAAACTAGatagagcagaggctgacaatttagctCTACCCAAAGAAGACACTGAGGTTAAGATACCATCAGCCTTACCACTAAGGTGGTTGACTGACCAACCCATTTGGATTTATCAATGATCTATGCCAATTAAAACCTACAGGCATTAGAAGAGCTAGTCcaagagcagctggaggctcagcatatagaggactCTATCAGTCCTTGGAATTTTCCGGTATTTGTcataaaaaaaaaggcaaattgaGGATGCTGACAGATCTCAGAGTGATTAATAAGATTTTTCAGCCAATGGGTTGCTAGCAGTCTGGAATCCCATTGCCTTCACTGGCCTAAGAAATGGCCTATCATAGTGATTGatctaaaagatttttttaaaaaatgatttctctACATGAACacgataaggaaaggtttgctttctcAGTACCTCTCTTCAATAGAGgtctcccaataaaaagatatcatTAGAAAGTTCTTCCATAGAGAATATTTAACAGCCCTACCTGTTTCAGTATTTTGTACAACAGCCATTAGAGATGATTTGTAAACAATTTCCATAATCCATTATATATCACTATGTGGATGACATCCTATTGGCTGATCCAAAtgtaaatatcctggaaagaatgcttgatgaagttaaaaaacaaaactaaacaaaaaacctTGCTTTGCTAGAGATTGTAAATTGCCcctgaaaaaatacaaagagggtatttctattaattatctagggtataaaataagctTGCAGGCCACATCTCCTTGCTccaaaatcctgtgggagagagagctgaacacccagaagtgcaggcaatcctgagactgcatgACAGgaaagactgccacttctgcccacctttgcccacatccatggcccaagaggaaactgcatagtactTCTGGAaataggaatataggaggaacTCCTCCGTCCAGATCTGtcccagatctgaactgaaccagtaAAACAGCTCCCTGCAAATAATTCTGTGGGAGGCAGGGAGAACACAGCATTTGTTCTCACTGGGTTAGTCTAAGGATATTctaaatgacaaagacaaaatACTGAGTCACTGACCTCAATTacccatttatattttacttaaaacatACCAATGATTCCTTCCCTCCAGAAGAACACCTTTCAAAACTGTGTTTACtatacaaaatgaaacaaaaccaaaaccaaaacagtcaacaacaacaataataaaataatccaGATTCTCGGGATAATCCTGTTTTCCTATCTCATTGTAAAGGCTTATCACGCTAGGCATAAAGTTCTTATCTAATTACCTTTTTGCCAATATCATTTGTCACTCCATTATTGCAGGAGCTGGGCATGAATAAGAGACATGGGGCTAACCCAACAGATAGGTGGTAAGAAGACATTTCATTAACAGGAGAATTACTTTTAATTTCATACAATATACGAAAAAGTTGCCTCAGAAGAGATGCATTTTCAGGTGACATTTTATCTAAAAGACTGAACACAGAgacagttattttaaaacaagtataGTCAATTTGTAAATATGAAGGAAGGGAACAGAGTAATCATATATGCAGGgtgctttgaaaataaaatgaaagaatttgtACTCAAATTATTGCTTGAAATATTTACCCAATTcagaaaaaagacaaatataaTTGGAATATGAAAGTAAGACTATAAACCTTGGCTACTGTAATTCACACTGTAACTCATACTCTTTTGAAAGTGTCTTTCGTGTTGGTCAATGACTGAAACCTTTTGCTGTCTGTCAGTGTTCTTAGTAAATGTTTCTGTGATATATAATCTCTAATGTGTGTAAGCAAATGttacttctattttgttgatgttgttcaGAGTTTGCCAACAATTACCTCTGCACTGCGGCTAATTTATCTTCATCATTGACTTTTTTGGTTACAGCAATCCACTCATCATATAGTTTTGAAGTCATTAGACTTCCCTTGATGTCTTGGAGGAAGTCCTTATAAAGAGAGGAAAAATTTTTTTTGTGGAAAAAAGTTAAACATGGAAATTATTCAAAGTACATTCACCTGTAAATTTCAGTTTAGTTCCAACTTTCTTCACAGTTCCCCAAATTTCCCCTAGTTAGAATGTTCCATGATATGTGGTCCCAGTAAGTTTCATCTATTCAAACTAGAGACTAAAGAGTAAATTTTCAGATTTACTTGGACTATAGAAAAATCTTTCCTTAGCTCAGCATGCCTCTAGTGGACAGCTGAGCAAACTAGCACATATAAGTGATCGATACTTCAGTTTgaatactatttttaaatgatagaaaCATGTAATTATGATAACCACAATAAAGACAACCATAGGAAGCTATTATCTGATTTCTTAGGAGCAGAAAACCATGGCTGGTACTGGAAATATGGAGGCACATGTGGTCATGGTTCTTAGAGAATGTCCTGCCCTTATTTGACTACACAAGTGTGACTCCTAACTCAATTATAGACATTTAACTTAATGTTCACAGATAATACAGCCCTTACCCATCAAATAAGGTTCTCTTTGAAATGGATGGAGACTATTACTGAAAACCACAGCTGTTTAAAGTACCAAGCCCCAGTTTGCTCTCAGCCCCAGATTGCACATATACATTATAACTCCTGAACCTTGGGCTCCAAGCATAGGTTGAGACATTCAGAAGAATTGTACACCAGAGGATAGGGACATTTTCTGTGAGACTGGATCTCCTAGAAATGAGGGGAGGGTTCACTTTTGATAGTTCAACAATCACATTGCTTAAacaatttctgaacaaaacatcatCCATGTTATTAACACTAACAATGGAGACTTTGAGCATATCAGATTTCTCTCATACATATCTACTGTCACTCAAGGAAATGCAAAATGAAGTAAACTACTCCCATAGACTCAGAGGAATCCTGAGGTGGATGATGGAAGGACTTTCTGTACCTTAAAGATCCAGGTCACTACATAAATTGATTTGCTTGTTTATATCCACCTCTTCTTCTGAATCCAATTTGTCCTTTACTGTTTGGAACAAAATTATACTCGGAGGTTCTATAAAAACACTCTTGGTTGTGGGCCCTTTCTTTTTTAGTATGTACAGCATGTCCTGAGAAGAAGATAGAGAAATACCTGTTAGGCTTCACACAGCACAGAGCACTATTTGCTCCTCGAGAACAGGAACAATGGTGTGCACAGGTAGTGAAAGTGCTGGCATGGACACAGAGGACCTCAAGCTGGTTTTTGCCTCAATCTTTTGTTGTACATGTCCCACCCTAATGTTGACCCTTAAAGGTCAGGCAACATTTCTTCATATCAGATTTTCCAAAATAGTTAAGAGATTAAATCCAACTTTTCCAATAGATGGTTTCTGAATAGCCCTCTCTCATCTTCCTATTGGAAAGCCAATGATTTGAGACACAATTTTTACTCCACATAGTGATAGAAGTGAAGGGGTCAGGTATTTAAGAAGCAGGATTTTGTCTTAGGAGAGCCAGAATGTGAGACACACCAGAATTGCTGAAGGCAGGTCGCCATCCTGACAAATGGAACTGAGTTCTCTTCCAAACAGTTTTCCTCCCTTTTTAACTGGTGTGATGGTGCATACTTGGTCCTGGTCAGGCACAGAGCTCCTGTCCAACCGAGATGTTATagaagttctttgtttctttaaagtttttttttcttcatatatgAGAAGTTGAGATCATTACATGAGATAGTATAAGttataaagatcttttacaaaaccaaatttcaatTGCAAAATGTCCCTTATTATAATGGGTTAATCATCCTGTTGTGTTTATGTAACTTTCTTCCCATATTCCCTACACTGTTATTAATATTAGTGGTGTCTCTAAGACATGGTCCTGTGTTCTGTAGTGGTAATTCTCACAAGATGGTGCTGTCAAACTCCATACTGTATCATGAAATACTAGATACATTGGATGAACAAGCACCCTGAACTTTGTACAGGCTGTTGCTTCAAGAGTTACATCCATTTTCATAGCCACCCTCacttttattctcattttaaaattttctatttttttcaaatgtcatAGTGAAGCTCTTCTCATCCTTAGTTTTCTTGTTCAGAATTTTGAAGAACCATTGTTAAGTTTATTTCAGCAGCAGCATGTCCCCCTCATGAGAAAATATACATGACTGTACACTATAGTGTAAGTTGACAGCTGaaattaaagtttctttttcccttctgagttttcttttagaatattggactataatacaattttaaatgttacttaaagcaaataaattaaaagtaaacaaatgagtcATATAACACAATATAAAAGTCTTCTTCACTGTAGAACATATTGTCTGCCTGGCTATCTAATTCAAAATTATGAGGACTGAAATCACAAGTAATATTATATAGATTGACAAAGATGTCtgagtgagtgtttgtgtgtgtgtgtatgtgagtgtttatttatatatatgtattgatATATCACATATCAAAAACACATACCAAAACACATATCAAAAtttttgactcagaattgtttctgtctaaatgCATGgacaaaaactggagcagagacgGGAGGAAAGCCATTCAGAAATTGCCTCAACTTCTGATCCATTCTAGGCATAGACACCAAACCATGACAGTGTTGATGATGTACTGatatgctttcagacaggaacctgacatggttgtcctctgagagggtataCCAGtttctgactgagacagatgcagatactctcaACCAACCATGTGACTGAGTCATGGGACCATGAGTTAGGGGAAAGaatgaaggaggagaaagggatagcaaccccataggaagaataatagtATTAATTAACTTGACCCCCTCAGAGCTCCCCAGGTCTTAGCCAACAACCCAAGAGCATACATTGCCAGTCTGCagtccctgctacatatgtaacagatagctgtcttgtctagcctcagtgggaggggatgttctttttcctgtggaggcttgatgccccaaagaagggggatgctagaggggtaaggtgggagtaggtaggttggtgggggagcaccctcttagaggcaaagtggAAGAGGGATGAGGTGGGGTATTCTTGgtagggagaccaggaaggggacaacatttcaaatgtaaatataataattaataaaaaataaaaaagcaaattttaaaagaaatcaagggtATAAGTGGGAGGTTTCAAGAAAGTAGAGTAAggagaaataataaaagtattcTACCActtgaaaaaataattcaaaaattcCAGTCTATCAATGTTAGGGCCATTTTGAATCTAGATATAggtctaaaagatatttttatatgatttgaaATGAGATTAGAGACTGGGCTACAAGCCTAAGGTGATTTCTATTCAAGCCAGCAACAGATTATCTTCAATCCCACACATATAGTTTTTCTATGTAGATTTCATTGCAATAGTTTGTCAAAATGTAGTTCATAAGTAATTTTGATGGGCAACATATCAGGATCAATTTCTTAGAGCTGCTATTCTAATTGGACAAAAATGTGTGTACATAGTGTCTTGGCATACCAGTTTATGGTGAATATCTGGCTggaaaaaatgaaatgttctccCTATAACCCAGACTAGTCTTCACATCAGAATTTAGAGTTCTCTTAATATGGACCTGAAACATATTGTTTtagtgttttgtattttttttacagtGCCCCTTTCCTAAGCAAGAAAATGATAGTATGCTgtgatattttatgacaaattaaAATGGGAACTAAGAAAAGCCACCTGAAGGAAGATGATGGACTCACTTTTATGCTGCTGGCTTCTTGCTGAGTTTCGGGGCTTTAAGATGAATTTTCCATGTTTATCAGCATTTAGATATTTCATGATTACCCCAGGTAGGGAAGGGAAATCTGTTAAATTTCTTAAGTTCCGTGAACTGAagttcttttgaatatttatcattCTAATGTCATGTGGATACTCATGccctatgagaaaaaaaaaacatgaattgtaACTAATGTAACTGAATATGGGAAACCCTTCTGATACCATTTAGAATGCTTTGCtgtatttctcctcctcctcctcctcctcctcctcctcctcctcctcctcctcctcctccttctcctcctccttctctgtctcttttttctcttcctcctcctccttcttcaggaTAATGTAGACTGTACACACTAGAACACTAGAACCCTTACAGGGATACTATAATAAATTGAGCTGATAACTCTAAAAATAATGAGAAACTTTTCAGTGTATCACTTTGTTTAGGGAATAAAGACCTAAGAGTGCCCTGTGTAGGAGGGACTTTTGCTGTATTCTTCTCTAACCATTTTAAGACACGCTTGTTCGACTATTAATatcaataatatttttacatcgtAAGAATCCTACTTCACTTCTCTAGCTTTATATCATGCAACTTAAATATTTCAcactgcatacataaaataaaatatgagcacTAATTGCCTTCACAAAGATAATTGTGATATCGTATACTACCAACTTAAAGCACAATGAAAAACCtagatgaaaaagaagaaaacaaaccaaaaagaagcaaatggcaggaaataatatTAGGTctgaaatcaattagaaacagaatGTGTAAAACCAGGATcctgttctttgaaaaaaatcaacaagacacaTAAGCCTAAACTAACTAAAATTCTCAGAAATAgcatgcaaattaacaaaatcagaaatggaaagggagacataatggaaattgaggaaattaaaaaaaaccatcaggttttactacaaaagactatacttgACAAAAGTTGAAAAATCtatatgaaatggatgattttctagacagttacaatataccaaagttaaatcaagatcagataaactaatcagtcccataacacctaagtaaatagaagaattcattaaaaacaatCAATAACAATAACAGTAATTAAAAAACCCAGGGCACGATGgttttagtgcataattctaccagactttcaaataagAGCTAAAACCAAAACTCcttaaactattctcaaaatgAAAGTAGAACTACAGAACTTGCTGGTGAGATTGTAGAGAAATGGGGatgctcctccattgctggtgggatggcaaaTTCCACAGCCACTTTGGTAGTcaatctggctgttcctcagcAAAGAGGAAATAGTTGTACCTGAAGACCCTGACAATACTgttcctgtgcatatacccaaaagatgctacacaGTAGCACAAAGACACGAGCTCTGCTATGTtattagcagccttatttgtaataagaAGCAACCccccttcctggttgctgccgccacagagagcccgtgggcagcaccccgcgagcaaacttgagcctcgggaccacaggtaagaccaacttgtctgctgcaagagagctgcctggtgagatcaggacacacagagacagagttcatctaggaccgggcacttcctgtgtttgctggaggtcccacgcccgcggatcccgggccgcagcagctctctgctcccagaccccttgggaaagaggcctcaccgcctggtcaggtgggcactcctgaggctgcagagcggaagagaccaccaacactgcccacccctgcccacatccctggcccaagaggaaactgtataaggcctctgggctcccgtgggggagggcccaggagcagcaggacccctgcctgagacaccgccggaacctgagggaaacagaccagataaacagttctctgcacccaaatcccgtgggagggagagctaaatcttcagagaggcagacaagcctgggaaaccagaagagactgctctctgtgcacacatctcggacgccagaggaaaacaccaaaggccatctggaaccctggtgcactgaagctcccggaaggggcggcacaggtcttcctggttgctgccgctgcagagagcctgtgggcagcaccccatgagcgaacttgagcctcgggaccacaggtaagaccaacttttctgctgcaagaaagctcttggtgaactcaagacacaggcccacaggaacagctgaagacctgtagagaggaaaagccacacgcccgaaagcagaacactctgtccccataactgactgaaagagaggaaaacaggtctacagcactcctgacacacaggcttataggacagtctagccactgtcagaaatagcagaacaaagtaacactagagataagctgatggcgagaggcaagcgcaggaacccaagcaacagaaaccaagactacatggcatcatcggagcccaattctcccaccaaaacaaacatggaatatccaaacagaccagaaaagcaagatctagtttcaaaatcatatttgatcatgatgctggaggacttcaagaaagacgtgaagaactcccttagagaacaagtagaagcctacagagaggaatcgcaaaaatccgtgaaagaattccaggaaaacacaatcaaacagttgaaggaattaaaaatggaaatagaagcaatcaaggaagaacacatggaaacaaccctggatatagaaaaccaaaagaagagacaaggagctgtagatacaagcttcaccaacagaatacaagagatggaagagagaatctcaggagcagaagattccatagaaatcattgactcaactgtcaaagataatgtaaagcggaaaaagctactggtccaaaacatacaggaaatccaggactcaatgagaagatcaaacctaaggataataggtatagaagagagtgaagactcccagctcaaaggaccagtaaatatcttcaacaaaatcatagaagaaaacttccctaacctaaaaaaagagatactcataggcatacaagaagcctacagaactccaaatagattggaccagaaaagaaacacatcccgtcacataatagtcaaaacaccaaacgcacaaaataaagaaagaatattaaaagcagtaagggaaaatggtcaagtaacatataaaggcagacctatcagaatcacaccagacttctcgccagaaactatgaaggccagaagatcctggactgatgtcatacagacactaagagaacacaaatgccagcccaggttactgtatcctgcaaaactctcaattaacatagatggagaaacaaagatattccatgacaaaaccaaatttacataatatctttctacaaatccagcactacaaaggataataaatggtaaagcccaacataaggaggcaagctataccctagaagaagcaagaaattaatcatcttggcaacaaaacaaagagaatgaaagcacacaaacataacctcacatccaaatatgaatataacgggaag from Rattus norvegicus strain BN/NHsdMcwi chromosome 8, GRCr8, whole genome shotgun sequence includes:
- the LOC102555809 gene encoding rho GTPase-activating protein 20-like isoform X7, whose protein sequence is MEQTIWWYFFLQRSIREAKKHNTMELPMRIFTEDIAGCDTPLYLTATNYNTVNDIISKFLSMIRKQNTEDYQLWFCPGPGEAPRALQGHEYPHDIRMINIQKNFSSRNLRNLTDFPSLPGVIMKYLNADKHGKFILKPRNSARSQQHKKKKTLKKQRTSITSRLDRSSVPDQDQVCTITPVKKGGKLFGRELSSICQDGDLPSAILDMLYILKKKGPTTKSVFIEPPSIILFQTVKDKLDSEEEVDINKQINLCSDLDL